From the Lolium rigidum isolate FL_2022 chromosome 2, APGP_CSIRO_Lrig_0.1, whole genome shotgun sequence genome, one window contains:
- the LOC124692426 gene encoding probable serine/threonine-protein kinase WNK4 yields the protein MEVFGDRDEAADAEYVEVDPTGRYMRYNEVLGRGAFKTVYKAFDEAEGIEVAWNQVNIDEVMQCPDNLERLYSEVHLLKSLKHENVMKFYNYWVDDQKKTINVITELFTSGSLRHYRRKHPRVDLKAIKNWARQILHGLDYLHSQQPPVIHRDLKCDNIFVNGNHGEVKIGDLGLATVMQTPKARSVIGTPEFMAPELYDENYDELVDIYSFGMCMLEMFTLEYPYCECKNPAQIFKKVSKGVKPATLSKIANPEVKHFIEKCLVPASQRLSAKELLQDPFLCANKENSFVDTMVPSSTPKAVEISLDSLHMDVDTRESICASPCKKNVLIAPHTSVLEFTRTNRNTELNLKGEKLDDSSVSLVLRIADLCGQARNIHFLFYLESDTAMSVASEMVEQLELADCDVTFIADFIDLLIVNLVPEWKPAVSPYMESKRGESDQAIISQQNLPAMAPGYVLVQSMMHSEDTGPLSSNYLDSVSSATNLRGPKGSEGSDLSVQLVGSSGSPSYDETDDTGTMHCGGYKEGMVKLDRTHVLGDGSRNISIFQIGEASPGSELLSGCSSISITDSQDAPTGDFDFIEDQYKHWFDEIAKIREEAMEGGQEKLLPDNDG from the exons ATGGAAGTGTTTGGTGATCGGGATGAGGCGGCCGATGCTGAATACGTGGAGGTGGATCCGACCGGGCGATACATGCGC TACAATGAGGTCTTGGGAAGAGGAGCTTTCAAGACTGT TTACAAGGCATTTGATGAGGCTGAAGGTATCGAAGTTGCATGGAATCAAGTCAACATAGATGAGGTGATGCAGTGTCCAGATAATCTTGAGAGACTGTACTCAGAAGTTCATCTACTGAAATCCCTCAAGCATGAAAATGTAATGAAGTTCTACAACTACTGGGTTGATGATCAAAAGAAGACAATTAATGTTATTACGGAGTTGTTCACATCTGGAAGTCTTAGGCA TTACCGTCGGAAGCATCCACGCGTTGATTTGAAGGCGATAAAGAATTGGGCAAGACAGATTCTTCATGGATTAGACTACCTGCACAGCCAACAACCTCCTGTTATCCACAGAGACCTGAAGTGTGATAATATTTTTGTTAATGGCAATCATGGAGAAGTTAAGATTGGAGATCTTGGGCTAGCTACAGTTATGCAAACGCCTAAAGCAAGAAGTGTTATTG GCACTCCTGAATTCATGGCACCTGAGCTATATGATGAGAATTATGATGAACTGGTTGATATCTACTCATTCGGTATGTGCATGTTGGAGATGTTCACACTTGAGTATCCCTACTGTGAATGTAAAAATCCAGCTCAAATCTTTAAGAAAGTATCCAAG GGTGTGAAACCGGCTACCCTGTCTAAAATTGCAAATCCTGAAGTGAAGCATTTCATTGAGAAATGTTTAGTTCCTGCTTCTCAGAGGTTGTCTGCAAAAGAACTATTGCAAGACCCATTTCTTTGCGCCAATAAGGAAAATAGCTTTGTTGACACTATGGTTCCGTCATCAACACCCAAAGCAGTAGAAATCTCTCTGGATTCTTTGCACATGGACGTTGACACTCGCGAATCAATATGTGCTAGCCCATGCAAGAAAAATGTTCTTATTGCTCCACATACATCTGTGTTGGAGTTCACCagaactaacagaaacacagaactAAATCTGAAGGGCGAGAAACTTGATGACAGTTCAGTCTCACTGGTTCTGCGAATTGCTGATTTGTGTG GGCAAGCAAGGAATATTCATTTCCTCTTCTACCTGGAATCTGACACGGCTATGTCTGTTGCTTCTGAAATGGTTGAACAGTTGGAGTTAGCGGACTGCGATGTTACTTTCATTGCTGATTTTATTGACCTTTTGATAGTAAATCTTGTTCCTGAATGGAAACCAGCAGTAAGTCCATATATGGAATCTAAAAGAGGTGAAAGCGATCAAGCAATTATCTCCCAACAGAACCTGCCAGCGATGGCACCTGGTTATGTGCTAGTTCAGAGTATGATGCATTCTGAAGATACCGGTCCATTATCGAGTAACTATCTTGATTCTGTATCAAGTGCAACTAACCTAAGGGGACCAAAGGGCTCTGAAGGGTCGGACCTTTCTGTGCAGCTTGTTGGGAGTTCTGGAAGTCCAAGTTATGATGAGACCGATGACACTGGGACTATGCATTGTGGTGGGTACAAAGAGGGAATGGTTAAACTAGACCGTACGCATGTATTAGGTGACGGGTCAAGGAACATTTCAATTTTCCAAATAGGTGAAGCATCACCTGGTTCGGAGCTGTTAAGTGGTTGCTCTTCAATTTCCATTACTGATAGTCAAGATGCGCCAACTGGGGATTTTGATTTTATTGAAGACCAGTACAAGCATTGGTTTGATGAAATAGCAAAGATACGGGAAGAAGCAATGGAAGGAGGCCAGGAAAAGTTGTTACCAGATAATGATGGTTAA
- the LOC124692425 gene encoding probable N6-adenosine-methyltransferase MT-A70-like, protein MGTKADAAPGGGDDLAAMREQCRSMEEAITFRRDAQLALVGSLQRLVPDLVPTLDRSLRLVAAFNARPFAPTPNPNAADPQNPSSNLKPHHRRAAPDPARSTRRKTSPGSSPASSAPAPGGLDAVRTMVAVFLLELVPFAETDAAVLARRLQADTSSASDAERAALADLATELGGSVPAAVALALRRIAEDSGGVQIEEAMIGGKQMMMVWAIDRTKLLKELPESTTLLPPQPPPAPQPTSSETDTSTAIVPRPPPQQQQQQQQQQQDMWAHSMPPMFPRPRGMPMPGMQRMMPGLMRPFMAPSGVISMGPASGPMPTQQNQRTEEEDLKDLEVLLSKKTYKEKQNTKTGEELLDLIHRPTAKETAVAAKFKTKGGSQLKEYCTNLTKEDCRRQSGSFVSCAKVHFRRIIAPHTDTNLGDCSFLDTCRHTKTCKYVHYELDQTPDIAPMMAGALAPPRQIKPHRAEYCSEIELGESQWINCDIRNFRMDILGQFGVIMADPPWDIHMELPYGTMADDEMRTLNVPALQTDGLIFLWVTGRAMELGRECLELWGYKRVEEIIWVKTNQLQRIIRTGRTGHWLNHSKEHCLVGIKGSPLVNRNIDTDVIVAEVRETSRKPDEMYAMLERISPRTRKLELFARMHNTQSGWLSLGNQVSGTRLVDEGLRARYKAAYPDFEVQPPSPPRASAPTDADQNTPSQKPAVSDGERPT, encoded by the exons ATGGGGACCAAGGCCGACGCAgctcccggcggcggcgacgatctcGCGGCCATGCGGGAGCAGTGCCGGAGCATGGAGGAGGCCATCACCTTCCGCCGCGACGCGCAGCTCGCCCTCGTCGGCTCCCTCCAGCGCCTCGTCCCGGACCTGGTGCCCACCCTCGACCGCTCCCTCCGCCTCGTCGCCGCCTTCAACGCCCGCCCCTTCGCCCCCACCCCGAACCCCAACGCCGCCGACCCGCAGAACCCCAGCAGCAACCTCAAGCCGCAccaccgccgcgccgcccccgaccCGGCCCGCTCCACCCGCCGCAAGACCTccccgggctcctccccggcctcctccgcccccgcccccggCGGCCTCGACGCCGTCCGCACCATGGTCGCCGTCTTCCTCCTCGAGCTCGTCCCCTTCGCCGAGACCGACGCCGCCGTGCTCGCGCGCCGCCTGCAGGCGGACACCTCCTCCGCCAGCGACGCCGAGCGGGCGGCTCTCGCGGACCTGGCCACGGAGCTCGGCGGCTCCGTGCCCGCCGCGGTCGCCCTCGCGCTCCGCCGCATCGCTGAGGACAGCGGCGGCGTGCAGATCGAGGAGGCCATGATTGGGGGCAAGCAGATGATGATGGTCTGGGCCATCGACCGGACCAAGCTCCTCAAAGAACTACCGGAGTCCACCACATTGTTGCCGCCCCAACCTCCACCCGCTCCTCAGCCAACCTCGTCGGAGACCGATACTAGCACTGCAATCGTGCCAAGACCACcaccacagcagcagcagcagcagcagcaacagcagcaggatATGTGGGCGCACTCAATGCCGCCGATGTTCCCACGGCCCAGGGGCATGCCAATGCCGGGGATGCAGAGGATGATGCCAGGGTTGATGCGTCCGTTCATGGCACCAAGCGGAGTTATCTCCATGGGCCCTGCTTCGGGGCCTATGCCTACTCAGCAGAACCAgaggaccgaggaggaggacctcAAGGACCTTGAGGTGCTGCTCAGTAAAAAGACATATAAGGAGAAGCAGAACACCAAAACTGGGGAGGAGCTGCTGGATCTCATTCACAGGCCAACAGCAAAGGAGACTGCTGTTGCAGCAAAG TTCAAAACAAAGGGTGGTTCCCAGCTAAAGGAGTATTGCACAAATTTAACTAAAGAAGATTGCAGACGCCAATCTGGTTCCTTTGTGTCCTGTGCTAAG GTTCACTTTCGGCGTATTATTGCTCCACATACTGATACAAATCTAGGAGATTGCTCTTTTCTGGACACCTGCCGTCACACTAAG ACTTGCAAGTATGTCCACTACGAGCTTGATCAAACACCTGATATAGCTCCAATGATGGCTGGCGCCCTTGCTCCCCCTAGGCAAATAAAGCCCCATAGAGCTGAATATTGTTCAGAGATAGAGCTTGGAGAATCACAATGGATAAATTGTGACATTCGGAACTTCAGAATGGATATCTTGGGACAATTTGGTGTAATCATGGCTGACCCCCCGTGGGATATTCATATGGAACTGCCATATGGCACAATGGCAGACGATGAAATGAGGACTCTTAATGTTCCTGCTTTACAAACAGATGGTTTGATTTTCTTATGGGTCACTGGTCGTGCAATGGAACTTGGTCGGGAGTG TTTGGAGCTCTGGGGATACAAGCGTGTTGAGGAAATTATTTGGGTGAAGACCAATCAACTTCAACGCATTATCCGAACCGGCCGTACTGGCCATTGGTTGAATCACAGTAAAGAACATTGTCTTGTTGGAATAAAAGGGAGCCCCTTAGTGAACAGGAATATAGACACTGATGTTATTGTTGCTGAAGTGCGCGAAACAAGCAGAAAACCTGATGAG ATGTACGCCATGCTAGAAAGGATAAGCCCAAGAACAAGGAAGCTCGAACTGTTTGCAAGGATGCATAATACACAATCTGG ATGGCTTTCTCTCGGTAACCAGGTAAGTGGAACAAGGCTTGTGGATGAAGGGCTAAGGGCAAGGTACAAAGCTGCTTATCCTGATTTCGAAGTGCAGCCGCCATCACCTCCCAGAGCAAGCGCACCTACGGATGCTGATCAAAATACTCCATCACAGAAGCCCGCTGTATCAGATGGTGAGCGCCCAACCTGA
- the LOC124687403 gene encoding uncharacterized protein LOC124687403, with the protein MDFCPACGMLLQIQPATGGHRLRLFCPTCPYVCPIKNKIVKKARLAKREVESAASAPKTDGEAKQSAPKTEAEPKQSAPKTEGT; encoded by the exons ATGGACTTCTGCCCGGCGTGCGGGATGCTGCTGCAGATCCAGCCggccaccggcggccaccgcctgCGCCTCTTCTGCCCCACCTGCCCGTACGTCTGCCCCATCAAAAACAAG ATTGTGAAGAAGGCGAGGCTGGCTAAGAGGGAGGTGGAGTCCGCGGCATCTGCCCCCAAGACTGACGGTGAGGCCAAGCAGTCCGCCCCCAAGACTGAGGCTGAGCCCAAGCAATCCGCCCCCAAGACCGAGG GTACATGA